From Equus przewalskii isolate Varuska chromosome 2, EquPr2, whole genome shotgun sequence:
ATCTGGCCAAGTGCACAGCATCCAGGAGCAAAGCAGGCCCCGTGGGCCTTCTTGGGAACTGCAGTGTGCCTGGCGTACCTCGAGGGGGCGGCCTTACTCAGCTGATTGGCTCATTAGTGCCCTATGAGAATGTAGGTAGGCCTGGTGTTGCCACATCCTACTTTTTAAGAAAAGCTAGAAATCTGATTTTTACATGTAAAATCTCAGTTCCAAATGTTGACAGGTAATTCAAACTTAAAAAAGCAAGTAAACTGAGAGCTAAACAAACCCTGTTTAGGGACTGCTAGTTTGTGATATCTGGCAGCCTGGTTTTGGAGGACCCCTGAGGATAGTCCTGTCCTATGGCTAAAGCTGttgctctctgcttttcttctctctatcAGTGACAGCATCCATTACCAGATGGTGTATTCCTATGGCTCTGGGGTGGTGTGGGCCCTCGGAGTTGTTCCCTTCAGCCATGTGAACATTGTCAAGTTTAATGTGGAAGATGGAGAGATTGTTCAGCAGGTATGGTCAGACATTTGCCTCGAGGAGCCTTGTGGGTCGAGGAGGGGAACAGAGAGAGCTCTTCTTTGCACTGAGGACCAGGGAATTCGACTGGGCAGGTGCAAAAGCCATTTATGGCCCCTGATTCTGGTCACTTGGAGGCTGTCTTCTCCTCATCCAGCATTTATTTAAAGCCCTCACATTTGCACGTGGTGCTCTCTTGAGGTGGCTAAGAAAATTGCATAGATCTATTCATTGCCTGCAAGGATCTTGCAAGATAATACTGTAAAACAATGATAAGAAAGCACACATGACAAATACAGTAGAGAAATGTCTATCTGAAGTGTCACCTATTAAAAATGATCTGGTATATTTCTCCAGTAACCAGAAAGGAAATTGTGATTTCTCTCTAGTTTTGCAGTGATCGGGAGGCTGGGGTATGGGAAGAACTCCTTTGGAACCAGCTGTGAAGAACCTTTGTGCTCAGGCCCCCAGTGGGACCTGGCGGTGACGTGGCTGCTGAGCTGAGAGGAAGTGTAGAAATCCTCACGGGCCTTCTGTTAAGCTGTCTTTCCCATAGGTCAGGGTTTCGACTCCCTGGCTGCGAAGTCTCATCGGAGCGTGTGGTGTGGTGGACGAGGCTGTCCTGGTGTGCCCTGACCCGAGCTCACGCTCCCTCCACACCTTGGCCCTGGAGACGGAGTGGGAGTTGAGGCAGATCCCCTTGCAGGTGAGGCTCCTGCTGGTTCCCCGGCCCTGAGGCAGGCCCTTGCTGCTCGGAGCAGTCTTCTTCCCAGTGTCACTGTTTCCTTCCTGAGACTTGGTAGCAGTTGGGCGGTCAGGCCTCTGGCCGAACTAGTGTAAGGGGAAGTGGGCTGCTCTCCTCTTTGGAGAACCTGAATGGGAGCTTCTGGAGCCACATGCCATGGCCTAGTTACTTTCACTGGCAAAGTAGGGCAGAGGATGCAAGCCTGGGATGGATCAATGACTCCTTGGCTTCTAGCCCTAATCCTCTTCCTCCTTGCCTCCCAGTCTCTTGACTTAGAATTTGCAAGTGGATTCCAACCTCGGGTCCTGCCCACACAGCCCAACCCTGTGGATCCTTCTCGGGCCCAGTTCTTCCTGCAGTTGTCCCCAAGCCACTATGCTCTGCTGTACTACCATCACGGGGAGCTGAGTCTGCTCAAAAACTTCCCGCAGGTAACTGCAGACAGCATGGTTTGCTAGGATTCAGGAGGATCTAGCCAAGACATGGAGCTAGAAGTCCCTTCCTTTGAAGCTGGGGATGTTTGCTCAAGACAGAAGACATCTTTCCATGAGTGGTTGGAGAGGGGTTAGCCTTTGAGCAGAAATGGGATACTTCTTCTGAGAGCTACAAAGGATCTTTAGATTAAGGCTAGAGCCTTCCTCTGAGTCCACAGGGAAGTGGGGATATTAATTACAGCTTCCCTATAGGTACTAAGAGCAGTGTGGGATTTAGGATTGACCTGTGCCTGTGTTGGAGGTAGGGGAGAGGCCTGTTTTTAGCTGTGGATACTGGggcctccctctgctctcagATGCCCTGGCCCGTATGCTCTGAAGTTGGGAGCACTTTCAACTCCAAGGCCTGTAGAGGTGACCCTCTGCAAGGCTGCTGGTGAGTACAGGCCCCGTTTAGGAACTGATACCCTGCTTTTCCCCCAGACTGCGCTAGTGAGTTTTGCCACCACCGGGGAGAAGACGGTGGCTGCAGTCATGACCTGTCGGAATGAAGTGGTGAGTGTTGAGAACGATTGGCACTTggggttttcttcctttctctctgccaggAGCCCTGAGAACCAAAAGTCTGGGCATATTCGCCTGGTCAGTTGAACTCAGAGGGCAGGAGGCTGTTGAGAAATAAGTTCTCACTCCATTTATAGAGCTTTCTGCACACCCCTCTGTCCTGGGAATGGGACCCTCAGGTGACAGCCTCGCTTTTGTCTGGGCCTGTTAAGGTTTGCAGAGGCTTTGTGGGCAGGAGCAAGGAATGAGCTTTGCTTCTTCCGAGTGCTGAGAAGATGTGAAAGTGGAAGCTTCACTTTGGTGAGTGACAAGTGACCCTTTGGCTGAACTTCCTGCTTctgtccttctctttcccctaGCAGAAACCTGGCAGCTCTGAAGATGGGTCAGTGGGGAGCTTTTCGGAGAAGCCAAGTCCACAGGTAGAGTGTGGCATTGGGTACTGTGCCAGACCTGGAGGGGCAGGAGACCACCTAAGAAAGCTGGGGAGCAGCGTAGGCTGTGAGCAGGCCCCCTGAGTTCCCAGGCTCGGGAGGGGTTCCTCAGTCCTGTGACTTCAGTCGTGTGTCTTGATTGTTTTCGGTTGGGAGATTGGGAAGCAGAATCCGTAGAATCTGTTCTGAGCCACTTTCtcctccgggcctcagtttccccctttcCTGTGGGGTCCCGGCAGGTGGAGCTGAATGGTAATCTGAAGCCGGGGGTGGGGCCCTTATGAGCTTCTCCCGAGGGCTTTGTGGTCGCCCTGCCTCCGGTCTCGCCCTCTCTGGGAGGGCTCTGCTGCCCTGCGCTGGCTCCTCTGAGCAGTGTGGGGTTTGTGATTCCACCTGCTTCCTCAGGCATCTGCTTTCTGCCTCAGGAgtcacctttcttttctctttgattcttcttTGCATATGTTTCCTCTCCTGGCCCGGCTCCTTCTCTAGGGTCTCTGCCCCCTAGCTCTTGGACTTCCTTGGCTACTGTGCTCTGGGGGATCCCTCCAGTTGACCCATGCTTTCTGAACCCCCAGGACTCGCTGGTTTGCTTCAACCAGACCTACACCATTAACCTTTACTTAGTAGAGACGGGTCGGCGGCTGCTCGACACTACGATCACCTTCAGCCTGGAACAGAAGGGCACGCGGCCCGAGCGGGTGAGTCGGAGCCTTTGTCTTCAGGTtctgccctctgggcttctcaCTGTGGGGCTCCCTTTCCTCAGGCCAGGTCACAGCCATGGGTTCTGGAATCGGGTTCTCTGGACATGGGCCCTGGTTCCTCCTGAGCCACTAACTTGTCATAAATCCCTGTAACTAACAGTAAGAGCAGGTCGTATTTCTGCCAAGTGCTCACTGTGCCAGGCAGCATGCTGTGTTTTATGCACTAATTGGCTGAACCCTCTCAACAGTCTCGTGAAGTACTTATTACTGCCctggttttacaaatgaggaaactgtgcCTCGTGAGATTCAGGGCCCTGTCtagtcacagagctagtgagagGTCGTTAACCCCACCCTGCGCTCTTCATCGCAACCTGATTTTACCTCTGTGCACATTTGGTTGTgttcctcagcctctctgggctttggCTTTTTCATCTCTAAGCTGTGAATCTAATGCTGGCTTCCTGTTTGCTTTGTGGGGTGTAATTGGAGCATGATGAGCGACATGGTACCCGAGAAGTGCTCAGGCTCCCCCATGGAGAGATCTGAGCTGGGCTGTGGCTCACACCTCTAGCTCACATTGTTGTGTTGGCTCCTGTGAATGCGTGCTTTCATGTTGGAGTCCAGGTAATGGCTGTGTTGTTTACACGTCAAATAGTGCCGTGACACTAACAACTCCTGATGCCGTGAATCTCGGGGTCGGGTGCTCTGGGAGGCGTATGGACTCTCACTGACTGCAGTGGTCTTGACCGTTTGGCTTGTAGCTGTATGTCCAGGTGTTCTTGAAGAAGGATGACTCAGTGGGCTACCGGGCCTTGGTCCAGACAGAGGACCATCTGCTACTTTTCCTGCAGCAGCTGGGTGAGCAGACCTCAttcaatccatttttttttaggCCTGTCTATGAGTTCCGATCAGGCTATATTTTTTGGGCTGTGGATAGGCTTCTGGAAACATTCAAGTATACCCTGAGTGTTTTTTCCAGAGCCGTATGCCACTGGGTCTTGAGTAATTTCTTAGCATTCTAGGGTGAGGTATAGAACTTTGCTCACTTGACCTATTGAATCCAGTCCTTTGCTCTGCCATTTCTCTTTTCACACAAGAGTGATGGAGATCCCTGAGCCACCCAGAAGAGTCCCTCCAGAAGATGGGGGAGGCAGGCCTAGCTTTTGTAACCATGGTTTCTGTAGCAGGGAAGGTGGTGTTGTGGAGCCGTGAGGAGTCATTGGCAGAGGTGGTGTGCCTTGAGATGGTGGATCTCCCCCTGACAGGGGCACAGGCTGAGCTGGAAGGAGAATTTGGCAAGAAGGCAGGTAGGAACCGAAGAGGCTGGGACAGCAGACTTGCTGGAGGGGGTGCTCTGGGAGTGGGTTTGTTAGTTGGACCCCAAGAGATGCTGTCTCAGGGCCCCCCTGACTTCCTGGGTGCAGCCATTTTGCCAGTCTGTTCTGAACTAGCTGTGCGACCAGTTTCCAGTGCATTTGTGCCCATATGGTTTACGTAACCATTCTCTTCTCTGAAAGGAGTGACCTGTGACTCCCTCAAGGGAAAGAGCACAAGGAAGAAGAACGTGCACTTAGTGTAGTAAGAGCTGCCGTTGCCTGAGTACCTAAAATTTGTCAGGCACTGTATACCCATTGTGCCCAAAGCAACAGCCACAGCTTTCGAACAGACATGACTGGGCTGGTGTGGGTGTTGTGGTGAGAGTCCAGTGCCCTCTGAAGTGGGCCTCAGTCCCAACACCCGGGATGAACTTGGCTCCCTCTGTTCTGATTCAGTCCTGCCTCCCACCTCTCTGTCTTCTGTCCATTCACCTAGCTATCCAACAGGTATTTACTGAGGGCCTGTTCTGGGCCAGGCACCCTGCTAGGCATTGCAAATTTTCTTAAGCTGAGGATTAATTTGACTTTACTATTTATTTCTGCTGCCTGGATCCAGCGATTCAAGGTAAAATCTGCTTGCTGCTGCCTTGTTGCTCGTTGCCTGCCCAAACGCCTAGCTTTTGGTTAATTAGTTGTTTCTCCTGACTTGCATCAACGAGGTATATACCACGTGTGTGGACTGCTGTGCCTGTGTCTTGTCCTGTTTGCTTCTCACTTCTCTTCCTTGAGCTGAGGTTGATGGAAACTAGGATAAGCAAAGGCACTACTCCTCTTCAGTGAGCGCCTGCCACTTACCCTGCACTGCGCGAAATCCTGTATGTACATCATGTGGTCTAATCTTTGCAACAGCCCTGCAGGTTacatgccattttacagatgaggaaccagaGGCCAGAAGGTTAAGTAcatttcccaaggtcacccagctagtaaatagtggagctgggattttaaTCTAGGTCTGCCAGACTCCAGAGGCCATGGTCTTTACTGTGCTACCTTGTTTCGGTGACCACATCTACTCTATGGAGATTTGAGGGTGGTGGCCTCATTGATGTAGTCAGGGGTAGAGTGAATGAGATCGCCCTGGGAATTGGCTGCAAGTAGGTCTCTTGAATGCAGGTTAAACAGGTGACAAAGTGGAAATGACGCAGTGGGAGGTGGAAGTACCTGTTCATGATACACATATATCTGCACCCCTGCACCCCCACACCTCTCCCACTTCTGGTCTTGTCATGGCACCCAGAAGCCTTCCTCTGGCCATTCTGGATGTGAGGCTGTGGTGGAGACATGCACAGTGTGGCTGTACCCTGCATGGCTGCTCCCTGACCCCTTAGTCTCCTGTTCCAAGATTCCAGGCAGGTGAAGTCCTAAGAGCCAGGTGAGTAGGTTCTGGAAGTTCCTGCATGGCTGCACCTGAGTGTGAGACTTGGCTTCAGATACAGGACTGCCCCTTGGGCTTGTAGCCTCGGGTGTGGATGACTTGAGAGGGAGAGCTCCCTCATTAGGAAAAGCAAATACTTTCTTGCTGGAAACACCTAGTCTGATGAGGTGTGAGCCTCAGCTGCATTACCTTTTCCTTGACACCAGACGGCTTGCTGGGGATGTTCCTGAAGCGCCTCTCCTCCCAGCTCATCCTGCTGCAGGCATGGACATCCCACCTCTGGAAAATGTTTTATGATGCTCGGAAGCCCCGAAGTCAGGTTAAGAATGAGATCAACATTGACACCCTGGCCAGGGATGAATTCAACCTCCagaagatgatggtgatggtaacAGCCTCGGGCAAGGTGAGAGGGGTTGAAGCCCCAGGTCCCAAACCTTCTGAGGTTCCGGGAGTGGAACACAAAGAACCTTTGGTAGGGATTGCGCTGGCTCTAATTTTCAGGGATGGAATCAGTTCTTTGGTTTGTCTTTCTAGTAGTGAGCCAATTACTTGTTTATCTTGCAGCTTTTTGGCATTGAGAGCAGCTCTGGCACCATCCTGTGGAAACAGTATCTGCCCAATGTCAAGCCAGACTCCTCCTTTAAACTGATGGTCCAGAGGACTACTGCCCATTTCCCGCACCCCCCGCAGTGTACCCTCCTGGTAAAGGACAAGGTGAGGCCGGCCACCTCTGATATGAGCCAAAGTGGGTGTGGCTTTTTGGTGTTTTGTAACTTAAAGTTTATCCTAGGCCTTTGGAATTCTGTGAGTTAAAGTCAGTTGTTCAGGGTTAGAGCTGTTTCTTCCTGGCTTTTGGCTGAGTGGAGGACCCATCCGAGACTGATGTGGAATTGATTGTAAAGTGGTGTGACGTCACCAGAGCCACAGTGAGCCAGCTCTGCTTCTTCCCAAACACAAGCGGCTGCTCGGAGCTAGATGACTGTTTTCTCTAGATGAGGGACGGCAGAACACAAAGCTCTGCCCCCAGAATCAGACGGCTGTTTGTGGGTTCCTTCTCGTGTCAGTGGAGAGGGGGCTTGGTAGACATTCTGCAGGCATGTGCCCTGGGGTTGCTGAATTCTCAGTTGACCTTTTGCTTTGTTCTCAGCACATCCAGTTCTCGGATAGCTTTGGAGCTAGCGGCAGTTTGACGTTTATCCTTTTGACGCATTACCCTTGGGGACCACTCACCTTCAGCCAAGGTTTTATTTTCCACACAGAGGGCAAAGACTAGGGAACTCATCGTTGAGCTTTCCAGATTTGCCCTTAGGATTTGCATCCTTTTCGTGTTGGGGGAGTCTGACAGTTTGCCCATTTCAGGAGACGGGAATGAGTTCCCTCTATGTCTTCAATCCCATTTTTGGGAAGTGGAGTCAGGTGGCTCCCCCAGTGCTGAAGCGCCCCATCTTGCAGTCGTTGCTTCTCCCCATCATGGATCAAGACTATGCCAAGGTGCTGCTGTTGATAGATGATGAGTACAAGGTACGACATCCTCAGAGTGGCTGCAGAACATCCAGGTGGAGTCGAGTGGGGGGAGGAGTGGTCAGACAGCAGCTAGTGGACCAGAGATGGAGCTGTCTGCAGGCAGGACACGTTTGGGCTTCAAGGGCGTCTCTAAGCAACTTGAGTGCTCTTTCTGCGTTTGTGAAAACTCAGGGCCTAAACAGGACTAAATTTAAGCCCTAATTGAGTTCAGTAGACTTTAATTCATTTAAGCTTTGCTGTTTTATTCTTAAGGCTCTCTTTGATGGGAAACAATAATGGGTCTTGAGAAACTGTGCTCACAGATTCCTTTTCCGTAAACCCTTTTCTTGGGCTCTTGGTTCTCAAGGTCACAGCTTTCCCAGCCACTCGAAATGTATTACGACAGCTACATGAGCTCGCCCcttccatcttcttctatttggTGGATGCAGAACAGGGACGGCTATGTGGTTATCGACTTCGAAAGGTAGGCAAGGGGCATCCTGGCAGGACCCTTTGTAGGAGGGATGTGGGTGTTCTGGTTATTTGGCCAGAAAGTGAATTATACTATTTCTTCTGTTGTAAACTTGGATCAGCATAATTCTAGTGCCTGATTCAAAGTCAGTCATTTTcgtatttattgagcagctactacgTGGCAGGCATAGTTCTAGGTGCTATGAGAAGAGCAGTGCACCATAGACTTTGTCTCTGCCCCGTGGAGCTCTCATTCCACATTCCTTTTCTATAGCAGAGAGATGGGACGTTCTTCTCCATTCTTCAGAAGTTGGGAGGTGGGAATGGTGATTGACTGAAAGTACTTTCTATGTGAAGATGATGTTATTGACCTACACTTGATAGAATGtgtgctttgaattttttttttttgaggaagattagccctgagctaacatctgctgccaatcctcctctttttgctgaggaagactggcactgagctaacccatcttcctccattttttttttttttttttaagattttatttttcctttttatccccaaagccccccggtacatagttgtgtattcttcgttgtgggttcttctagttgtggcatgtgggacgctgcctcagcgtggtctgatgagcagtgccatgtccgcgcccaggattcgaactaatgaaacactgggccgcctgcagcggagcgcgcaaacttaaccactcagccacggggccagccccccatcttcctccattttatatgtgggatgcctaccacagcatggcttgccaagcggttccatgtccgcacccaggatccgaaccggcgaatcctgggccgctgaagcggaatgtgcgaacctaactgctgagccaacaggccggcccctgtgctttgaattttatttctagaactaGGATCGATTTACTGTGACCCTGACATACTTGAGTCCAACTCTTGCAAACAGTGATACACACTGGTTCTGAGGTTCTCAAGGGGCTGGCCTTGGCCTCATCAGCAGAGCTGTGTAGAGGAGTAATTGGTGGTGTGTACTCCGCAGAGGGCTCTCCCGTCCTCTCTGTAAGGCCTTGGAGAGGCGCTATAGTGTAGAGTTTAAGCGCTTGGACCCAGCTGCCTGGCTGGGAAGCCTAGCTTTATCACTTACTAACTTTGTGTCCTTGGGCATCTGACTTCTCTGGTCCTcgattttcttgtctgtaaaataagatGATGGTAGTACCTACCTCgagggttgttgtgagcattCAGAGAGTTGATACATGTAAATCACATAAAGCAATGCCAGACATGTGGTAAATGCCATCTAGGTTTTAGCTGTTATTGATGTAAAAATGCAGTGCCCTTTCCTGACATTTTGTAACAGCTAACCTTTAGCGTAAACAGCATAGGAAGTAGCCTAcccagaaaacacattctttacCCTGTGGATGAAAACAGTTGACCTTCCAATTTGATTAAAAAGGGACCTTGAAAGAGACAATTCTTTGTGGATAGAGGGGAGCAAACTGGAGTGTGGGTGTCATGAATCAGCGGAATCCTGAAGATGTCACTGGAGTAAACGACGGCCAAGGACAGACAAAGGAGGCAAAGCTTACATGAGATAAGCCCCGTGTGTGGTCTTAGTCTTTGACCTCCGAGTGAATTTACTGGTGACTTGATTCTCTGGGGATGTCTTAGTGAATTCTAGCGTTTCTCAGGAGCCCATGGCATTGAAGCCTTCTTtgttcttaataaaaatttttattatttcaaaaaatttaaataagtaatGAATGGATGCATTCTCATTGTAAAAGATTAAATTGATACAGAAGCACACAAGCAAAATGTGAATGGACTCTTTCACAGAGGACCCCGTAGCAGCCCCATGCCCAGCTGCTGCCCCAGAGGTAACTCCTGTCAGTACTTCTCTGTGCATCTTCCCACGATCCTTTCTGTGTATTTGCAGTACTGGATAAATAGCTGCACGGACCACATATATATGTGgttcatatatattctttcttactGAAATGGAATTGACTATATTTCTTaatatgaaatttgtttttttatttagtgTGTTTTCCAGTTCATTATTTTGTTAAAcccattttttattaaagtataggTTGAGAAAATTGCAAAATCAGAGGTTACGGCTCAGTGACCCTTCACAAAAGGAGCACACTTGTGTACACAGCAGTCAGATCAGGAAACAGAGTGGTACCCGTACCCCAGGAGGCCCTTGTGCCCCTTTCCAGTCACTACCCCCCACAGGGATCTGGGTAATTCCACAGTATGgatgtataaaaatgtatttaaccaTTCAGGTTTGTTTATTGGTTTTTTATGACTCTAAAGAACATTTCCTGTAATGTTTTGAGGTTCTTGCCGGCTTAGTAATGCACTGCTGGCCCAGTACACAGGAGTCTTAGATTTGAGTAATAAGTGGTAAGTTTTCCTTGGCAATGATGGGATGCTGCTgaatatttctctcctttcttattgGCTTTAGTATCTTTCTTAATCAAACAGAGAGTTCCAAAACTTCTTCACAGACTagatcttttttttgttttgggtgctattttattttagttatttacttatttttttgaggaaggttagccctgagctaaaatctgccaccaaccctcctctttttgctgaggaaggctggccctgagctaacatctgcgcccatcttcctctacgatatatgtgggaggcctgtcacagcatggctggacaagtggtgcgtaggtctgcacccgaaatttgaaccggtgaaccccgggccgctgaagtggaatgtgcaagcttaactgctgcgccaccgggtcggcccccaGACTAGATCTTTATTGCTGTTTTCATAGGAGCTATGATCTCTGTTTCTTGGAGCACAAAGGCCCCAAATAATGGACTGTAGGACATGTCTATCTACAGCTGTCTCAGGTCTAAGTGTAGCTTCCTGATGATAACTTCTGGCTCTTTTTACCCCTCCCCAGGATCTCACCACTGAACTGAGCTGGGAGCTGACCGTCCCCCCGGAAGTGCAGCGCATCGTGCAGGTGGAGGGGAAGCGCAGCAGCGAGCACGTTCACTCGCAGGGCCGCGTGATGGGGGACCGCAGTGTGCTCTACAAGGTGTGGCTCGGCAGTCTGGCCTAGGGCGGGAGCGCAAGCATCTGATCCCAGCTCTGAGATTTGGTAGATACAcgactttgagcaagtcacttaatccctTTGAGCCTTAATTAAGGCTATGAAATAGGCATAATATGCCCTCCTGGGTTTGTTGTGTGGATCATATGAGAGAgtcatagtgcctggcatgtggccCCTACCCAATAGATGTAAGCtgttattattagtagtagttgTAGTACTCATAGAACTTTCTGGGGTTAAACCTTAGTTAATCCATCAGAAACTGTATCTCTGTGATCCATCACTCTGGTTAGTGGTaaagggagggagctggagaggtGACTAGGGGACAGCAAAACTTTCCTGTGAGAGAACGTAATCACTGTTTTAGGGCACGTTAAGTGCACCCTCTGGCAGGACAGAGACTGAATTGGAGGAAGAGTGTAATAGCACAGGGTAACACTACCGAGGAACTCACGGGAACGCTGCCTCACCAAGCAGGAGGCAGCGCTGTGGAGCGCACGTCTCCAGCTGCACTGTCCATGTTCAGACTTGGCTCTGCCGCAGGCTGGCTGTCCATCGTGGGTGATTTGTTTAGGCTTCCTCAACTTCTATTTTCACCAACATAGTGGGGATCATAGCACCTATGCCACaggattgttttgaagattaatgATAACATGCAACGTGATTAGAACAGTGTTTGTCACGCGGTTCACATTATTATTACTGCTGTCGACTTGAAGTCTTCATTGATGGATGCCTTCCACGTGGCTGTAGTCAGCTTTTCTTGTTCAGAAGGACCAAAATAACACAAATTCTAAAGTACCTTTTGACTTGTACTAGGAAAAATACATTCActatgtaattttacatttatgaaGTAAAATTTACTGGAATACTTGTGTTTTTTGATATGTTGAAAAGAATAGTAGTTAGGCCTAGGGCtttttggatatatattttttctgcaaattttttaggttattagtatttttttcaataaacttttttcctttggcttaaTTTTAGATCTATAGAAAAGCTCCAGGATAGTACATAGAATTCCCTTATATACCCCTTACCTAGTTTCTTCTAGGGAACCATGGTACATCTGTCTAAACTAAGAAAGCAACGTTGGTACAGGACTGTtaactccagactttatttgggTTTCACCAGtatttccactaatgtccttttctaTCCGAGGATCCAGTCTAGGATCCCACATTGCATCTACTTGTCAagtttctttagttttctctgGTCTTTGACAGTTTTTgagtctgtttttgcttttcatgACCTTCATAGTTTTGAAGAGTACTAGTCGGGTGTTTTGTAGAACGGCTCAATtttggtttgtctgatgtttttctcatggttagactgtGGTTATGGGGTTTTAGAAGGAACATCACAGAGGTGAAGGGGCAATTTTTTTGAGTGCCAACTGGATGCTGGGCACTCTTTTAGACCCTGGGCTACATcagggaacaaaacagatgaaatttCCTGTCCTTAGGAGGCTTTCCTTGTATTTGGAAGaggcaaataagaaaataaatgggtAAATCATACAAGATATTAAAGGGTGACCAGTTCTATAGAAAGATGCAAAGCCAAGGGTAGGAAAGGGAGTGCTGGACTTAGAAGGGGTATAATTTTCACAAGGGTGGGTAAGGAGAGTCTCATTGAGAAAGTGACACTCAAGTGAAATTTGAAGGAGTGAGGAAATGAGTCATctgatatctgggggaagagcctTGCAGACAGAAAGCCAGAATGTGCCTGGAGTCTTccagaaatgagcaaggaggaTAGTGTGACTAGAACAGGGTGTGTGAGGAGGAGAGTCATGCtgctgaggtcagagaggtgctGGGGCCTGATCACAGGCCGTCACTCTGGCCTTAGAGTGAGACAAAGAGCCACTGGGAAGTtatgagcagagaagtgacataaaTGACCAAGGTCTGCCAGATTCTTTTGGCCTGCTGTGTTGAGACTAGACTGTAAGGGCCAAGGAGGAGAGCAGGCCGACTGACGGGGCTATTGTGGTAATCCAGGTGGGATGAC
This genomic window contains:
- the EMC1 gene encoding ER membrane protein complex subunit 1 isoform X15, encoding MLLYGQDAITVSNGGRIMRSWETNIGGLNWEITLDSGSFQALGLVGLQESVRYIAVLKKTTLALHHLSSGHLKWVEHLPESDSIHYQMVYSYGSGVVWALGVVPFSHVNIVKFNVEDGEIVQQVRVSTPWLRSLIGACGVVDEAVLVCPDPSSRSLHTLALETEWELRQIPLQSLDLEFASGFQPRVLPTQPNPVDPSRAQFFLQLSPSHYALLYYHHGELSLLKNFPQTALVSFATTGEKTVAAVMTCRNEVQKPGSSEDGSVGSFSEKPSPQDSLVCFNQTYTINLYLVETGRRLLDTTITFSLEQKGTRPERLYVQVFLKKDDSVGYRALVQTEDHLLLFLQQLGKVVLWSREESLAEVVCLEMVDLPLTGAQAELEGEFGKKADGLLGMFLKRLSSQLILLQAWTSHLWKMFYDARKPRSQVKNEINIDTLARDEFNLQKMMVMVTASGKLFGIESSSGTILWKQYLPNVKPDSSFKLMVQRTTAHFPHPPQCTLLVKDKETGMSSLYVFNPIFGKWSQVAPPVLKRPILQSLLLPIMDQDYAKVLLLIDDEYKVTAFPATRNVLRQLHELAPSIFFYLVDAEQGRLCGYRLRKDLTTELSWELTVPPEVQRIVQVEGKRSSEHVHSQGRVMGDRSVLYKSLNPNLLAVVTESTDVHHERTFIGIFLVDGVTGRIIHSSVQRKAKGPVHIVHSENWVVYQYWNTKARRNEFTALELYEGTEQYNATAFSSLDRPQLPQVLQQSYIFPSSISAMEATITERGITSRHLLIGLPSGAILSLPKALLDPRRPEIPTEQSREENLIPYSPDVQIHAERFINYNQTVSRMRGIYTAPSGLESTCLVVAYGLDIYQTRVYPSKQFDVLKDDYDYVLISSVLFGLVFATMITKRLAQVKLLNRAWR
- the EMC1 gene encoding ER membrane protein complex subunit 1 isoform X2; this encodes MAAAAASRLWLWAALLVPAAAVYEDQVGKFDWRQQYVGKLKFASLEFSPGSKKLVVATEKNVIAALNSRTGEILWRHVDKGTAEGAVDAMLLYGQDAITVSNGGRIMRSWETNIGGLNWEITLDSGSFQALGLVGLQESVRYIAVLKKTTLALHHLSSGHLKWVEHLPESDSIHYQMVYSYGSGVVWALGVVPFSHVNIVKFNVEDGEIVQQVRVSTPWLRSLIGACGVVDEAVLVCPDPSSRSLHTLALETEWELRQIPLQSLDLEFASGFQPRVLPTQPNPVDPSRAQFFLQLSPSHYALLYYHHGELSLLKNFPQTALVSFATTGEKTVAAVMTCRNEVQKPGSSEDGSVGSFSEKPSPQDSLVCFNQTYTINLYLVETGRRLLDTTITFSLEQKGTRPERLYVQVFLKKDDSVGYRALVQTEDHLLLFLQQLGKVVLWSREESLAEVVCLEMVDLPLTGAQAELEGEFGKKAAIQDGLLGMFLKRLSSQLILLQAWTSHLWKMFYDARKPRSQVKNEINIDTLARDEFNLQKMMVMVTASGKLFGIESSSGTILWKQYLPNVKPDSSFKLMVQRTTAHFPHPPQCTLLVKDKETGMSSLYVFNPIFGKWSQVAPPVLKRPILQSLLLPIMDQDYAKVLLLIDDEYKVTAFPATRNVLRQLHELAPSIFFYLVDAEQGRLCGYRLRKDLTTELSWELTVPPEVQRIVQVEGKRSSEHVHSQGRVMGDRSVLYKSLNPNLLAVVTESTDVHHERTFIGIFLVDGVTGRIIHSSVQRKAKGPVHIVHSENWVVYQYWNTKARRNEFTALELYEGTEQYNATAFSSLDRPQLPQVLQQSYIFPSSISAMEATITERGITSRHLLIGLPSGAILSLPKALLDPRRPEIPTEQSREENLIPYSPDVQIHAERFINYNQTVSRMRGIYTAPSGLESTCLVVAYGLDIYQTRVYPSKQFDVLKDDYDYVLISSVLFGLVFATMITKRLAQVKLLNRAWR